One genomic segment of Erythrobacter sp. THAF29 includes these proteins:
- a CDS encoding TspO/MBR family protein has protein sequence MRGTLVLPVTIATFAAIIVATLGATVTDLGPWYQSLAKPDWTPPDGLFPIIWTLVFALITVSGVTAWRAAPDRPAAQWVISLFALNAFLNITWSLLFFRLQRPDLAMAELVVLWLSIALLIFYCKRFSKLAAWLLVPYLIWVTVAGALNWSVVQLNGPFG, from the coding sequence ATGAGGGGGACACTCGTACTTCCTGTCACGATCGCGACATTTGCAGCGATCATCGTAGCGACACTAGGCGCGACGGTCACCGATCTGGGACCTTGGTACCAGTCGCTTGCAAAGCCCGATTGGACACCGCCCGACGGGCTGTTCCCGATCATCTGGACGCTGGTTTTCGCGCTTATCACCGTATCCGGGGTCACCGCTTGGCGCGCAGCGCCCGATCGCCCTGCGGCGCAATGGGTGATCAGTCTTTTTGCCTTGAACGCCTTCCTCAATATCACGTGGAGCCTGCTGTTTTTCCGATTGCAGCGGCCCGATCTTGCGATGGCGGAACTGGTGGTGCTGTGGCTCTCGATCGCGCTGCTGATCTTCTATTGCAAGCGTTTCTCTAAGCTCGCCGCATGGCTTCTCGTTCCGTATCTGATCTGGGTGACGGTCGCGGGTGCGCTCAACTGGTCGGTGGTGCAGCTTAACGGCCCGTTCGGGTGA
- a CDS encoding geranylgeranyl diphosphate reductase produces the protein MTETIYDAVVVGGGPCGATAANDLALAGHSVLLIERGGRIKPCGGAVPPRMLEDFGIPQSLLVARSRCARMIAPSGRAVDMPVGEIGYVGMVDRDEFDEWLRERARMAGAERLTAVFEKIERDESPHPIVTFRRKRGGEIEHVRARCIIGADGARSAVAKQSLPGAERVPCVFAYHEIIKSPANDGEAFDANRCDVFYQGKLSPDFYAWVFPHGETASIGVGSANKGFSLRGAVSQMRTELDLTRCETVRREGAPIPLKPLKRWDNGKDVIVAGDAAGIVAPASGEGIYYAMTGGRYVADAASAFLKTGEARVLKGARKRFMKDHGRVFWILGIMQYFWYSSDKRRERFVTMCDDKDVQQLTWQAYMNKKLVRKKPMAHVKIFLKDCAHLLGMRAATR, from the coding sequence ATGACCGAGACTATCTACGATGCCGTCGTCGTTGGCGGAGGACCATGCGGCGCAACCGCTGCGAACGATCTTGCTCTTGCGGGGCACTCGGTCCTGCTGATTGAGCGCGGCGGCCGGATCAAGCCGTGTGGCGGCGCCGTCCCGCCCAGAATGCTCGAGGATTTCGGCATCCCGCAGAGCCTGCTCGTTGCCCGCTCTCGCTGCGCCCGGATGATCGCGCCCTCGGGCCGCGCGGTGGACATGCCGGTGGGCGAGATCGGCTATGTCGGCATGGTCGATCGGGACGAATTCGACGAATGGCTGCGCGAACGCGCCCGCATGGCCGGCGCAGAGCGCCTAACCGCGGTGTTCGAAAAGATCGAGCGCGATGAAAGCCCGCATCCCATCGTCACCTTCCGGCGCAAACGTGGCGGTGAGATCGAACATGTACGTGCGCGCTGCATCATCGGGGCGGATGGCGCGCGCTCTGCGGTGGCGAAGCAATCTCTACCCGGGGCCGAGCGCGTTCCATGCGTTTTCGCCTATCACGAGATCATCAAATCGCCTGCGAATGACGGAGAGGCCTTCGACGCCAATCGCTGCGATGTCTTCTACCAAGGCAAGCTTTCGCCCGACTTCTACGCCTGGGTTTTTCCGCATGGCGAAACCGCAAGCATCGGAGTGGGGAGCGCGAACAAGGGCTTTTCACTGCGCGGCGCGGTTTCGCAGATGCGCACAGAACTTGACCTGACACGCTGCGAAACGGTGCGCCGTGAGGGTGCACCGATCCCGTTGAAACCGCTGAAGCGCTGGGACAACGGCAAGGATGTGATCGTCGCGGGCGATGCCGCGGGAATCGTGGCACCTGCCTCGGGAGAGGGCATCTACTACGCTATGACAGGCGGGCGCTATGTCGCCGATGCCGCGAGCGCATTCCTGAAAACCGGCGAGGCCAGGGTGCTGAAGGGCGCGCGCAAACGCTTTATGAAAGACCACGGACGCGTCTTCTGGATCCTCGGGATCATGCAGTATTTCTGGTATTCCTCGGACAAACGCCGCGAGCGTTTCGTCACCATGTGCGACGACAAGGATGTGCAGCAACTCACCTGGCAGGCATATATGAACAAGAAGCTGGTGCGGAAGAAACCGATGGCGCACGTCAAAATCTTCTTGAAAGACTGCGCGCACCTCTTGGGGATGCGGGCTGCAACGCGCTAG
- a CDS encoding BCD family MFS transporter produces MVAVAPAGAGLGWLAIVRIGLVQASIGAMVMLTTTVLNRLMVVEYALMAAIPAGLVGWHYAVQLCRPLWGHGSDKSSLGRGSRAVWIIGGIIVLGLGAILAVQTTVMVSGSFALAMGLGIVAYTLIGIGVGASGTSALALLASGVAPQRRAAAAAVTWIMMVAGIVVSAISVGALLQPYSPERLLIVASGLLLTCIAVTTLAVLRIEPRGGIAGFAETAKSDPPPDFRDALREILHEQAARRFTIFIFVSMMAFNMQDLILEPFAGLVFGMTPGESTQLGGMQSGGVLVGMIVSGVGGSAFAGRMPVELRHWIVFGCLGSAIALASLAMGAMVGPGWPIAVNVFALGFCNGLFAVAAIGAMMGLAGAGAKTREGVRMGVWGAAQAIAFGFGGLIGAIGVDAARRALQHDGSAFQLIFAIEASLFVLASWLAVRATRATPITIEELGAREREVFA; encoded by the coding sequence ATGGTCGCTGTGGCACCAGCGGGGGCCGGATTGGGCTGGCTCGCCATCGTCCGCATCGGGCTCGTGCAGGCCAGCATCGGCGCGATGGTGATGCTGACAACAACTGTGCTCAACCGGCTGATGGTGGTCGAGTACGCGCTGATGGCGGCAATTCCCGCAGGCCTGGTCGGCTGGCACTACGCAGTGCAGCTCTGCCGCCCATTGTGGGGACATGGCTCGGACAAATCGTCGCTTGGGCGTGGCAGCCGCGCGGTCTGGATAATCGGCGGTATCATAGTGCTCGGTCTTGGAGCGATCCTCGCCGTGCAGACCACGGTTATGGTGAGTGGAAGTTTCGCCCTCGCCATGGGCCTAGGAATCGTGGCCTACACCCTGATCGGAATCGGCGTGGGGGCAAGCGGTACTTCCGCGCTCGCATTGCTCGCCTCGGGCGTTGCCCCTCAACGGCGCGCTGCGGCGGCGGCCGTGACGTGGATCATGATGGTGGCAGGGATCGTCGTTTCGGCAATTTCGGTAGGCGCGCTCCTGCAACCCTATTCGCCGGAGCGCCTGCTTATAGTTGCATCGGGCCTGTTGCTGACCTGCATTGCCGTGACCACCCTTGCAGTGCTCCGCATCGAACCACGGGGCGGCATTGCGGGCTTTGCCGAGACAGCCAAGAGCGATCCCCCTCCCGATTTTAGGGATGCCCTGCGCGAAATCCTTCACGAACAAGCGGCGCGGCGCTTCACCATTTTCATTTTCGTCTCGATGATGGCGTTCAACATGCAGGACCTGATCCTTGAACCGTTCGCGGGGTTGGTATTCGGAATGACGCCGGGGGAATCGACCCAGCTCGGCGGGATGCAGTCGGGCGGCGTGCTTGTGGGCATGATCGTCAGCGGTGTCGGCGGCAGCGCCTTTGCAGGCCGCATGCCGGTGGAGCTGCGCCATTGGATCGTCTTCGGCTGTCTTGGTTCGGCGATCGCGCTGGCAAGCCTGGCGATGGGTGCGATGGTCGGGCCCGGCTGGCCGATTGCAGTCAACGTCTTCGCGCTCGGCTTTTGCAACGGCCTGTTCGCGGTTGCAGCCATCGGCGCGATGATGGGGCTCGCTGGCGCAGGCGCGAAAACGCGCGAAGGCGTGCGCATGGGCGTGTGGGGTGCGGCGCAGGCCATCGCCTTCGGGTTCGGAGGATTGATCGGCGCAATCGGTGTCGATGCCGCGCGGCGCGCGCTGCAGCACGATGGCAGCGCGTTCCAGCTGATATTCGCGATCGAGGCGAGCCTGTTCGTTCTCGCCTCATGGCTTGCGGTGCGGGCTACGCGGGCGACGCCGATAACAATCGAAGAACTTGGCGCAAGGGAGAGAGAGGTGTTCGCATGA
- the chlG gene encoding chlorophyll synthase ChlG codes for MERSAVSTRTVPIPALGDVVRLLKPITWFPPMWAFMCGAVSSGVGLDGRWFFVLGGVLLAGPLVCGTSQAVNDWFDRHVDAINEPDRPIPSGRVAGRWGHHIAMIGTAVSAVVAWALGIWVFLAALVGLALAWGYSAPPFRFKTSGWTGPAVVGFSYEGLSWFTGAAVMLGALPRAEILIVLVLYSIGAHGIMTLNDFKAVEGDRATGLKSLPVTMGVDGAARFACAVMSAAQVAVIALLAFWGHTLSAIVVGVVLAAQLAAMPRLLRDPKKSAPWYNAVGVTLYVFGMLAAALGLGGYI; via the coding sequence ATGGAGAGGTCCGCAGTCTCGACTCGCACCGTGCCGATACCGGCGCTCGGCGATGTCGTCCGGCTGCTGAAGCCAATCACCTGGTTCCCTCCGATGTGGGCTTTCATGTGTGGGGCGGTTTCGTCCGGCGTGGGCCTCGACGGACGCTGGTTTTTCGTGCTCGGCGGCGTGCTGCTTGCAGGACCACTCGTTTGCGGGACAAGCCAGGCGGTGAACGACTGGTTCGACCGCCACGTGGATGCGATCAACGAGCCGGATCGCCCGATCCCTTCGGGACGTGTTGCAGGCCGCTGGGGGCACCATATCGCGATGATCGGGACGGCGGTTTCGGCGGTAGTCGCATGGGCGCTCGGCATCTGGGTTTTCCTTGCTGCGCTGGTCGGCCTTGCGCTCGCCTGGGGCTACAGTGCACCTCCGTTCCGATTCAAGACGAGCGGATGGACCGGGCCCGCCGTCGTCGGCTTCAGTTATGAGGGACTAAGCTGGTTCACCGGCGCGGCCGTGATGCTGGGCGCACTTCCTCGTGCCGAAATCCTGATCGTGCTGGTGCTGTACAGCATCGGTGCGCATGGCATCATGACCCTCAATGATTTCAAGGCGGTCGAGGGAGACCGCGCGACGGGTCTCAAATCGCTTCCCGTTACCATGGGCGTGGACGGCGCAGCGCGCTTTGCCTGCGCGGTCATGTCGGCAGCGCAGGTGGCGGTGATAGCTCTGCTGGCATTTTGGGGACATACGCTTTCGGCGATTGTCGTCGGCGTCGTTCTCGCCGCGCAGTTGGCCGCAATGCCGCGCCTTCTTCGCGACCCGAAGAAGTCCGCGCCCTGGTACAACGCGGTCGGCGTGACTCTGTATGTGTTCGGCATGCTCGCGGCAGCGCTCGGCCTCGGAGGATACATCTGA
- the ppsR gene encoding transcriptional regulator PpsR gives MLTRKHSIEGKNPFGKAAELFDTLDAEAAMKLAMVAGDVTLVLDDTGTILDATFDPGDFPDFDAWIGTNWIETVTDESRPKIMEMLAAARRGEVQHWRQVNHHTRAGDVPIRYAVLSVNGGKHRIALGRDLREAGKLQQRLLQVQQSLERDYLRMRHLEARYRMLFELSSEAVMVVEAQTLRIREANPAAHALAGMRAGALQGKKLPTLVEKGSRDALQVLAGSAMASQAVSPIEIELAKGSRTVKVSITGFTQDRGQFLLLRLSPVNDASAEANSPLLDLIDQMPDAFVMADSNLEIVSANQAFIELVQAASVDQLRGRHLSETVGRPGIDLDLIEGQIDQHGAARNVSTVVRTGHEVEGEPVELSAVRSSGEDPLYAFVIRPIGRRLRDLPPGSEDLPRSVEQLTDLVGRMSLKDIVRESTDLIERLCIEAALSYTSDNRASAAEILGLSRQSLYSKLHRYGLGNLPADPD, from the coding sequence ATGCTGACACGAAAGCACAGTATCGAAGGCAAGAACCCGTTCGGTAAGGCAGCCGAACTGTTCGACACGCTCGACGCCGAAGCGGCGATGAAGCTCGCGATGGTTGCGGGCGACGTGACTCTGGTGCTCGACGATACCGGCACGATCCTCGATGCGACGTTCGACCCCGGCGATTTCCCCGATTTCGATGCCTGGATCGGGACCAATTGGATCGAAACGGTGACCGATGAAAGTCGCCCCAAGATCATGGAGATGCTGGCTGCCGCGCGGCGCGGAGAGGTGCAGCACTGGCGGCAGGTCAATCACCACACCCGCGCGGGCGACGTGCCGATCCGCTATGCCGTGCTAAGCGTCAACGGCGGGAAGCATCGCATCGCCTTGGGTCGCGATTTACGCGAGGCGGGCAAGCTGCAGCAGCGCCTGCTTCAGGTGCAGCAGTCGCTTGAGCGTGACTACCTGCGAATGCGCCATCTCGAGGCGCGTTACCGCATGTTGTTCGAGTTGTCCTCGGAAGCGGTCATGGTGGTCGAGGCGCAGACGCTGCGTATTCGCGAGGCCAATCCAGCCGCCCACGCACTCGCCGGGATGCGGGCCGGCGCGCTCCAGGGCAAGAAGCTGCCGACACTGGTCGAAAAAGGATCGCGCGATGCTCTCCAGGTTCTGGCGGGATCGGCGATGGCATCACAGGCCGTCTCGCCGATCGAGATCGAGCTCGCCAAAGGCTCGCGCACAGTCAAAGTCTCGATCACAGGATTCACGCAGGATCGCGGGCAGTTCCTGCTGCTGCGTCTCTCGCCCGTCAATGATGCCAGCGCGGAGGCCAATTCGCCCCTGCTCGACCTCATCGATCAGATGCCTGACGCCTTCGTCATGGCGGATTCCAACCTTGAAATCGTCAGCGCAAACCAGGCCTTTATCGAACTTGTTCAGGCTGCAAGTGTCGACCAGTTGCGAGGGCGGCATCTCTCCGAAACGGTCGGCAGGCCCGGTATCGACCTCGACCTGATCGAAGGGCAGATCGACCAGCACGGCGCCGCACGTAATGTCAGCACCGTAGTTCGCACTGGGCACGAAGTCGAAGGCGAGCCGGTTGAGCTTTCCGCTGTGCGATCAAGCGGCGAAGATCCACTCTACGCCTTCGTCATCCGTCCGATCGGGCGCCGTTTGCGCGATCTGCCACCGGGGTCGGAGGATCTCCCGCGTTCGGTCGAGCAGCTTACCGACCTTGTCGGGCGCATGTCGCTCAAGGACATCGTTCGCGAGTCGACCGACCTCATCGAGCGGCTGTGTATCGAGGCAGCGCTCTCCTACACCTCGGACAACCGCGCTTCTGCGGCGGAAATCCTCGGCCTCTCGCGCCAGAGCCTCTATTCCAAGCTCCACCGCTACGGATTGGGCAACCTGCCCGCCGACCCCGACTAG
- a CDS encoding B12-binding domain-containing protein — translation MAGPKGTGVMGAGSAALRKVIIDPFARKKPRSADNSDSPGPLADESINAIIEGEIIPRLLMAHSSSRAAAATSRSGEIDPSDASRFASLPLRLEAASLLEEVDSFLDAGVSVEAVYLDLLAPAARRLGEMWISDDCDFVDVTMGLWRLQQVMREISARTPPAASSDREFRPTAIFAPIPGDQHSFGALMIDEVFSRAGWDSVALSRPERRELLDLLSKKSFDVAGLTISRDCPSAAVANLIKAMRSVSANPHICVLIGGRAVNEDPSIVATVGADGTGADARAALEEAERLVASSPVRARTMR, via the coding sequence ATGGCGGGACCCAAGGGGACAGGCGTAATGGGCGCCGGTTCTGCTGCTTTGCGAAAAGTGATCATCGATCCGTTCGCGCGGAAAAAGCCGCGCAGCGCAGACAACAGTGATTCGCCTGGCCCGCTTGCAGACGAGTCGATAAATGCGATCATTGAAGGGGAAATTATCCCCCGGCTGTTGATGGCGCATTCGTCCAGCAGGGCGGCTGCGGCGACGTCGCGAAGCGGTGAGATCGACCCTTCGGATGCCAGCCGATTTGCATCGCTGCCGCTCAGACTCGAGGCTGCGAGCCTGCTTGAAGAGGTCGACAGTTTTCTCGACGCCGGCGTCAGCGTAGAGGCCGTTTACCTCGATCTCCTGGCCCCCGCCGCGCGCCGTCTCGGCGAAATGTGGATTTCCGACGATTGCGATTTCGTCGATGTTACAATGGGTTTGTGGCGGCTTCAGCAGGTCATGCGCGAGATATCCGCGCGAACCCCGCCTGCTGCATCCAGCGATCGCGAATTCAGGCCGACTGCGATCTTCGCACCGATCCCAGGCGACCAGCACAGCTTTGGCGCGCTGATGATCGACGAGGTGTTCTCGCGCGCCGGCTGGGACAGCGTGGCCTTGTCGAGGCCGGAACGCCGCGAATTGCTCGACTTGTTATCGAAGAAATCATTCGATGTGGCCGGATTGACGATATCGAGGGATTGCCCTAGCGCCGCCGTCGCAAATTTGATCAAGGCGATGCGCAGCGTTTCAGCCAATCCGCACATTTGTGTTTTGATCGGCGGAAGAGCGGTCAACGAAGATCCCTCGATCGTCGCAACAGTGGGAGCCGATGGGACCGGCGCCGACGCACGCGCTGCGCTTGAGGAGGCCGAAAGACTGGTCGCCTCATCGCCGGTGCGGGCGCGAACTATGCGTTAG
- the bchF gene encoding 2-vinyl bacteriochlorophyllide hydratase — MSRQDHASPVAAEVFEAHTATNQGIRGSLYSEEERRRRDESVWTTIQGVLAPLQFIVFLASLALVIRYLSTGEGALAADVSIVIKTLVLYTIMVTGSIWEKVVFGRWLFAPAFFWEDVFSMLVLGLHTLYLAMLFGAIGTVEARMFVALAAYAAYVINAGQFLLKLRAARLEAAPA; from the coding sequence ATGAGTCGGCAAGACCACGCATCCCCCGTCGCGGCTGAAGTGTTTGAAGCACACACTGCAACGAACCAGGGGATCAGGGGTTCGCTCTATTCGGAAGAAGAGCGGCGGCGCAGAGACGAGTCGGTCTGGACCACCATTCAGGGCGTGCTTGCTCCGCTCCAGTTCATTGTCTTCCTCGCCAGCCTTGCTCTCGTAATCCGATATCTCTCAACGGGCGAAGGCGCGCTCGCAGCAGACGTCTCGATCGTGATCAAGACACTGGTGCTCTACACCATCATGGTCACCGGCTCGATCTGGGAAAAGGTGGTGTTCGGGCGTTGGTTGTTCGCTCCCGCCTTTTTCTGGGAGGACGTTTTCTCGATGCTCGTCCTCGGGCTGCACACGCTCTATCTCGCGATGCTGTTCGGTGCGATCGGCACGGTTGAGGCGCGCATGTTCGTCGCGCTGGCCGCCTATGCCGCCTATGTCATCAATGCCGGACAATTTCTGCTGAAGCTGCGTGCTGCTCGGCTTGAGGCGGCACCGGCATGA
- a CDS encoding ferredoxin:protochlorophyllide reductase (ATP-dependent) subunit N gives MNAPTALPGCDATAARPVLRERGQREVFCGLTGIVWLHRKMQDAFFLVVGSRTCAHLLQSAAGVMIFAEPRFATAIMEERDLAGMVDCQDELDRVVDRLLARRPDIKTLFLVGSCPSEVIKLDLAKAAQRLGARHMPTVRILNYSGSGIETTFTQGEDACLAALVPEMPASAADAPQQLLIVGSLPDIVEDQFVRLFAQLGIENVGVLPARNARDLPPVGRNTRYLLAQPFLADTAMALEDRGAMRLDALFPFGAEGTTSWLKAAADAFGVDEMHFNRVIAPGRERAKRAISHAKAQLEGKRISFLPDSQLEVPLARFLATELDMQPVEVGTPYLHRAHCAQELDLIPPSARISEGQHVERQLDRVREDRPDLTVCGLGLANPLETEGLTTKWAIELVFSPVHGFDQAGDLAELFARPLRRRDVLEV, from the coding sequence ATGAATGCCCCGACCGCCCTTCCCGGCTGTGACGCCACAGCTGCCCGCCCGGTCCTTCGCGAACGCGGCCAGCGCGAAGTATTCTGCGGCCTTACCGGAATTGTCTGGCTCCACCGCAAGATGCAGGACGCCTTCTTCCTCGTCGTCGGTTCGCGGACTTGCGCGCACCTGCTGCAGAGCGCGGCCGGGGTGATGATCTTCGCCGAGCCGCGCTTCGCCACAGCGATCATGGAAGAGCGCGACCTTGCCGGCATGGTCGATTGCCAGGACGAACTGGACCGCGTGGTGGACCGCCTCCTTGCCCGCCGACCCGATATCAAGACGCTGTTTCTCGTCGGCTCGTGCCCCTCGGAAGTCATCAAGCTCGATCTCGCAAAAGCAGCCCAACGGCTTGGCGCACGGCACATGCCTACGGTGCGCATCCTCAACTATTCGGGCAGCGGGATAGAGACGACTTTCACACAAGGCGAAGACGCCTGCCTCGCCGCGCTCGTCCCCGAAATGCCTGCGAGCGCAGCCGACGCCCCGCAGCAGTTGCTGATCGTCGGCTCGCTGCCGGACATCGTCGAAGACCAGTTCGTGCGCCTCTTCGCACAGCTCGGTATCGAGAATGTTGGCGTGCTGCCCGCGCGCAACGCCCGCGACCTTCCACCGGTGGGACGGAACACACGCTACCTCCTCGCGCAGCCCTTCCTCGCCGATACCGCCATGGCTCTGGAGGATCGTGGGGCGATGCGTCTCGATGCGTTGTTCCCGTTTGGGGCCGAAGGGACGACCAGCTGGCTGAAAGCAGCCGCCGATGCCTTCGGTGTCGACGAGATGCACTTCAACCGCGTCATCGCGCCGGGCCGTGAGCGGGCCAAGCGCGCGATCTCACATGCGAAGGCGCAGCTTGAGGGCAAGCGCATCAGTTTCCTGCCAGACTCTCAGCTCGAGGTACCATTGGCGCGCTTCCTCGCGACCGAGCTAGACATGCAGCCGGTCGAAGTCGGCACGCCCTATCTCCACCGCGCCCATTGCGCGCAGGAACTCGACCTCATCCCTCCCTCGGCGCGCATCAGCGAAGGCCAGCATGTCGAGCGCCAGCTGGACCGCGTGCGCGAGGACCGGCCCGACCTCACCGTCTGCGGGCTCGGTCTTGCCAATCCGCTCGAGACCGAGGGGCTGACCACCAAGTGGGCGATCGAACTCGTCTTCTCGCCGGTCCACGGCTTCGACCAGGCCGGCGACCTCGCCGAACTCTTTGCCCGGCCGCTCCGCCGCCGTGACGTGCTGGAGGTATAG
- the bchB gene encoding ferredoxin:protochlorophyllide reductase (ATP-dependent) subunit B, with product MQLSVWTYEGPPHVGAMRVATAMEKLHYVLHAPQGDTYADLLFTMIERRGKRPPVTYTTFEARDLGKDTAQLFQDAAREAVERFDPQAIIVGASCTAELIQDDPGGLSEAMDLPCPAIPLELPSYQRKENWGAAETFYQIVRCLADKDVVREPREGRRARANILGPCALGFRHRDDLVEIRKILDQLGIDINLVAPLGATPQDITRIGAADFNIVLYPEIADEAARWLERTFAQPAVRSIPIGVGATRAFITEVAELAGADPTPALGDTHSRLPWWSRSVDSTYLTGKRVFIFGDATHAVAAARIARDELGFEVCGLGCYNREFAREVRAAAKEHSVEPLITDDHLEVEEAIAAASPELVLGTQMERHIAKRLGLACAVISSPVHVQDFPARHSPQMGFEGANVIFDTWVHPLVMGLEEHLLTMFREDFEFSDEAGPSHHAAHSPRLAAVETAAMEEVLEPANDGSIWTAEAERELKKIPFFVRGKARRNTEAFAADQGRAEIDLETLYDAKAHYAR from the coding sequence ATGCAGCTATCCGTCTGGACATATGAAGGCCCCCCGCACGTAGGCGCGATGCGCGTCGCGACCGCGATGGAGAAGCTGCATTACGTGCTCCACGCGCCGCAGGGTGACACCTATGCGGACCTTCTCTTCACGATGATCGAGCGGCGCGGCAAGCGCCCTCCCGTCACCTACACCACTTTCGAAGCGCGTGACCTCGGCAAGGATACGGCGCAACTGTTTCAGGACGCCGCGCGCGAGGCTGTCGAGCGGTTCGATCCGCAGGCGATCATCGTCGGGGCCTCGTGCACCGCCGAGCTCATCCAGGACGATCCGGGCGGGCTCAGCGAAGCGATGGACCTCCCCTGCCCCGCCATCCCGCTCGAACTCCCCAGCTACCAGCGCAAGGAGAACTGGGGCGCGGCAGAGACCTTCTACCAGATCGTTCGCTGCCTTGCGGACAAGGATGTGGTGCGCGAGCCCAGGGAGGGTCGCAGAGCTCGCGCAAACATCCTCGGGCCCTGTGCATTGGGTTTCCGCCACCGCGACGACCTCGTCGAGATCCGCAAGATTCTCGACCAACTGGGCATCGACATAAACCTCGTCGCACCACTCGGCGCGACGCCGCAGGATATCACGAGGATCGGCGCGGCCGATTTCAACATCGTCCTGTATCCAGAAATTGCAGATGAAGCGGCCCGCTGGCTCGAACGAACGTTCGCGCAGCCTGCGGTCCGCTCAATCCCTATCGGTGTGGGGGCCACACGTGCTTTCATTACCGAAGTCGCCGAGTTGGCAGGTGCAGATCCCACGCCTGCCCTCGGCGACACCCATTCCAGACTCCCATGGTGGAGCCGCAGCGTCGATTCGACCTACCTCACTGGCAAGCGCGTCTTCATTTTCGGCGATGCGACCCATGCCGTCGCCGCTGCCCGCATTGCTCGCGACGAGCTCGGCTTCGAGGTTTGCGGGCTAGGCTGCTATAACCGCGAATTCGCCCGCGAAGTTCGAGCGGCGGCTAAAGAACACAGTGTCGAGCCGCTCATCACCGACGATCACCTCGAAGTCGAAGAGGCCATCGCTGCCGCCTCGCCCGAGCTGGTGCTCGGCACGCAGATGGAGAGGCATATTGCCAAACGCTTGGGCCTCGCCTGCGCTGTGATCTCCTCGCCGGTGCACGTTCAGGACTTCCCTGCACGCCACTCGCCCCAGATGGGGTTCGAAGGCGCGAACGTGATCTTCGATACGTGGGTGCACCCGCTGGTGATGGGCCTCGAGGAGCACCTCCTCACCATGTTCCGCGAGGATTTCGAGTTTTCCGACGAGGCCGGGCCTTCCCACCACGCAGCGCATTCACCGCGCTTGGCGGCGGTCGAAACGGCAGCGATGGAAGAGGTTCTCGAACCGGCAAACGACGGCTCGATATGGACAGCCGAGGCTGAGCGCGAACTCAAGAAGATCCCGTTCTTCGTGCGCGGCAAGGCGCGCCGCAACACAGAGGCGTTCGCCGCCGATCAGGGGCGCGCCGAAATCGACCTCGAAACGCTGTACGACGCGAAAGCACATTATGCCCGGTGA